The following coding sequences are from one Paenibacillus stellifer window:
- a CDS encoding DsbA family protein: protein MSNPRRRSTPSNAQSQQERRRLEQERQKKKTRILLIASVVLVIAIFAGLFALASQDSETKNTASTPAEFDYSTLPRLGQADAPVKLVEFGDFQCPSCAQFTNSVKPELMDKYINTGKAALYFVNMSFIGPDSETASLAALSVYHQNSDAFWKFYDAMYENQGEENSGWAAEDKLVELAQKEQLDIDYELLRTDIQNRTYADELSRDNKTASDNGVSSTPTLFVNGTAVRNALALNEVGDAIESAAKAAESK, encoded by the coding sequence TTGAGCAATCCGAGAAGAAGAAGCACTCCTTCCAATGCCCAGAGTCAACAAGAGAGGCGGCGACTGGAGCAGGAACGCCAAAAAAAGAAAACGCGAATACTGCTGATCGCCTCAGTGGTTCTGGTCATCGCGATTTTCGCCGGACTGTTTGCCTTAGCCTCCCAAGATTCAGAAACCAAGAACACCGCCTCCACGCCGGCCGAGTTCGACTATTCGACTCTCCCAAGGCTTGGACAGGCCGACGCACCGGTCAAGCTTGTGGAGTTCGGCGATTTCCAATGTCCCTCCTGTGCTCAGTTCACGAATAGCGTCAAGCCTGAACTGATGGACAAGTATATCAATACGGGCAAGGCGGCGCTGTATTTCGTCAATATGTCGTTTATCGGCCCCGACTCCGAGACAGCTTCTCTTGCCGCTCTGTCGGTCTATCATCAGAACAGCGATGCCTTCTGGAAATTCTATGATGCGATGTACGAGAACCAGGGAGAAGAGAACTCAGGATGGGCTGCCGAGGACAAGCTGGTGGAGTTGGCCCAAAAAGAGCAGCTCGATATCGATTACGAACTTCTTCGCACTGATATCCAGAATCGCACCTATGCCGACGAACTGTCACGCGATAACAAGACAGCCTCCGACAATGGGGTGTCAAGCACGCCGACGCTGTTTGTCAACGGGACTGCGGTCCGAAATGCCCTTGCTTTGAACGAAGTGGGAGACGCAATCGAGTCGGCGGCGAAGGCGGCAGAGTCGAAATGA
- a CDS encoding MFS transporter: MQKTSLTLFFLIMFIVGTDTFLISPLLPVLREDFGVSTALSGWMVSAYALGYALFALIAGPLSDRLNRKPVMIAGMLAFTLSTALCATASGFWSMLLFRFLAGVSAAFVTPQVWASIPILLPKERILQGMGIATAGLSCAQLLGLPLGGFFAVHSWKTPFLVIAGFSLLLSLLLFPLLPSIPSRLEKGTASNLLKPYGSLLSSKTAILAFSAYFVFQIGNFAVFSFLGSWLSKSFGLGVSHIGQVMLFLGLGNLLGSLFGSRLSGRFGRYTVLAGGMLMNALLFPLLAVTGNLGVIQAELVLIYAIGGMLFPLMVSILQSLTVNARGTVSALTNTLMYLGTTIGAAAAGAMYQSTGMFLSVAIVTACCLILSLWLFYRSSAAAPARIQSEKAG; encoded by the coding sequence ATGCAAAAAACAAGTCTTACGCTCTTCTTCCTCATCATGTTCATCGTCGGCACAGATACGTTCCTGATCAGTCCGCTGCTTCCGGTGCTTCGTGAAGACTTCGGGGTATCCACGGCTCTATCCGGATGGATGGTCAGCGCCTATGCCCTCGGCTATGCTCTGTTCGCCTTGATCGCCGGCCCCTTGTCGGACCGGTTGAACCGTAAGCCCGTCATGATTGCAGGAATGCTTGCCTTCACGCTGTCAACTGCGCTCTGCGCAACCGCATCCGGATTCTGGAGCATGCTGCTGTTCCGGTTCCTCGCCGGCGTAAGCGCGGCATTCGTAACCCCTCAGGTATGGGCATCCATCCCGATTCTTCTGCCGAAGGAACGGATTCTTCAGGGCATGGGAATTGCAACCGCCGGTCTCTCCTGCGCGCAGCTGCTCGGTCTGCCTCTGGGCGGATTCTTCGCCGTTCATTCCTGGAAGACCCCGTTTCTGGTGATCGCGGGCTTCTCTCTCCTCCTGTCATTGCTTCTGTTCCCCCTTCTGCCCTCCATACCCTCGAGGCTTGAGAAAGGAACAGCGTCCAATCTTCTGAAACCGTACGGCTCTCTTCTCTCCTCTAAAACCGCCATTTTAGCTTTCTCCGCTTACTTCGTATTTCAAATCGGCAACTTTGCCGTCTTCTCGTTTCTTGGCTCCTGGCTCTCCAAATCATTTGGGCTTGGCGTCTCCCATATCGGCCAGGTGATGCTGTTTCTCGGACTCGGCAATCTGCTTGGAAGCCTGTTCGGCAGCCGATTAAGCGGACGCTTTGGCCGTTATACGGTCCTGGCAGGAGGTATGCTAATGAATGCGCTGCTGTTCCCTCTGCTGGCCGTAACCGGCAATTTGGGAGTCATACAGGCGGAACTGGTGCTCATTTACGCAATTGGCGGCATGCTGTTTCCGCTCATGGTCAGCATTCTGCAAAGTCTTACGGTTAACGCAAGAGGGACGGTGTCGGCCCTTACAAATACGCTTATGTATCTGGGAACAACAATTGGTGCAGCAGCTGCGGGGGCCATGTACCAATCGACAGGGATGTTCCTCAGCGTCGCGATCGTTACGGCCTGCTGCCTGATTCTGTCCTTATGGCTGTTTTATCGAAGCAGCGCCGCCGCACCGGCACGGATTCAATCCGAAAAAGCGGGGTAA
- a CDS encoding disulfide oxidoreductase — protein sequence MKEFVRRHCLYLAWFVSLVAVAGSLYLSEVLKYEPCKLCWFQRIFMYPQFVLLGIATYRNDKKIIPYILPLCIIGGSISTYHYAEQKIPALGRIASCSIGVPCTKDYLNWFGFVTVPLLALTAFVLIGLLLWNGRERSVEEDSLGE from the coding sequence ATGAAGGAGTTCGTAAGACGCCACTGTCTGTACCTTGCCTGGTTTGTCTCGTTGGTTGCGGTAGCAGGCAGTCTTTACTTAAGCGAAGTGCTTAAATACGAACCCTGCAAGCTGTGCTGGTTTCAGCGGATTTTCATGTACCCGCAGTTCGTGCTGCTCGGCATTGCGACCTACCGGAACGACAAGAAGATCATTCCCTACATTTTGCCTTTGTGCATAATTGGAGGGAGCATTTCGACCTATCATTACGCAGAACAGAAAATACCCGCTCTTGGACGTATTGCATCCTGCAGCATCGGCGTCCCATGCACCAAGGACTATCTCAATTGGTTCGGATTTGTGACGGTTCCGCTTCTGGCGCTCACGGCATTTGTGCTGATCGGACTGCTGCTCTGGAACGGGAGAGAACGGTCAGTTGAAGAAGACAGCCTTGGAGAATGA
- a CDS encoding hemolysin family protein: protein MSDRLPGLLRVCLILLLVLLNGFFVSVEYAMVKARGGRIDNLAEEGSARALSARRIIRNLDSYLSACQVGITLSSLALGWLGEPVIATLLTPALSGLGFGETAVHVCSVILAFLLIAILHIVLGEIAPKTIAVNKAENVLLLTAGLMTAFFRLMYPLIWIVNGLAHGLLRLFRLTPVSETGTAHTEEEIRIIMQESNKSGLIDNTEMALVDNIFGFADTTAREIMIPRTEMICLSSHLSVQENLTVAFEGMRTRYPVFDGDKDHIVGFIHMKDLIRENMMNLQELIRPILTVPESIQISALLKTMQKAKTQIAILIDEYGGTSGLVTLEDIMEEIVGEIQDEFDQERPEVEKLGEDEYSLDGLLLIEEVNNRFDLLLETEDYDTIGGWLYARLEVNPPQKGQSYQHDDHLFVVEETDNKRIARIRLLKAEPLAEEAGA from the coding sequence TTGAGCGACCGTTTACCCGGTTTATTGAGAGTATGTCTGATTTTACTTTTGGTGCTGTTAAACGGATTCTTTGTTTCTGTCGAATATGCGATGGTGAAGGCGCGGGGAGGAAGGATTGATAACCTGGCCGAGGAAGGCAGCGCAAGAGCGTTGTCTGCGCGGCGTATCATCCGTAACCTGGATTCATATCTATCAGCTTGCCAGGTCGGCATTACGCTGTCCTCACTGGCGCTTGGATGGCTCGGAGAGCCTGTAATCGCTACCTTGCTGACTCCTGCTCTGTCGGGGCTCGGCTTTGGGGAGACGGCGGTGCATGTATGCTCCGTAATCCTTGCGTTCCTGCTGATCGCCATTCTGCACATCGTACTCGGCGAGATCGCGCCCAAGACCATTGCCGTGAACAAAGCGGAGAACGTCCTGCTGTTGACGGCGGGGCTTATGACAGCCTTTTTCCGGTTGATGTATCCACTGATCTGGATCGTGAACGGCTTGGCCCACGGGCTGCTGAGGCTGTTCAGACTGACGCCCGTCTCCGAGACGGGAACCGCGCATACGGAAGAGGAAATCCGGATTATTATGCAGGAGAGCAACAAGAGCGGACTGATCGATAACACCGAAATGGCTCTGGTGGACAATATCTTCGGATTTGCGGACACCACGGCCAGAGAGATTATGATCCCGCGGACGGAAATGATCTGCCTGAGCAGTCATCTGTCCGTTCAGGAGAATCTCACTGTCGCCTTTGAGGGTATGCGGACGAGGTATCCGGTATTCGACGGCGACAAGGACCATATTGTCGGATTTATTCATATGAAAGACCTGATTCGCGAGAATATGATGAATTTGCAGGAATTAATCCGGCCGATTCTGACTGTGCCCGAATCCATTCAGATCAGCGCCCTGCTGAAGACGATGCAGAAAGCCAAGACCCAGATCGCCATTCTTATTGACGAATATGGCGGTACTTCGGGACTGGTTACGCTGGAAGACATCATGGAGGAAATCGTCGGCGAGATCCAGGACGAATTTGACCAGGAACGCCCTGAGGTGGAGAAGCTGGGAGAAGATGAATACTCCCTAGACGGCCTGCTGCTGATCGAAGAGGTGAACAACCGTTTCGATCTGCTGCTGGAGACGGAGGATTACGATACAATCGGGGGCTGGCTGTATGCCAGACTTGAAGTGAATCCGCCGCAGAAGGGACAGTCCTACCAGCATGATGATCATTTGTTCGTGGTCGAGGAGACCGACAACAAACGGATTGCCCGCATTAGGCTGCTGAAGGCGGAGCCTCTGGCCGAAGAGGCGGGGGCTTGA
- a CDS encoding DUF2500 domain-containing protein, with the protein MNLGPDSSWMFDFAGTVLPIFFVVVAVIGALAAGRELLAWSRNNRMPVLTVPARIVAKRSEIRQKPQDEGSPARTTTLYYITFELENGERMELRVKGGEYGVSAERDWGTLTYQGTRYLGFTREPHYSRLEGR; encoded by the coding sequence GTGAATTTGGGTCCGGATTCATCATGGATGTTTGATTTTGCCGGAACGGTGTTGCCGATCTTTTTCGTCGTGGTGGCGGTTATAGGCGCTCTGGCGGCCGGAAGGGAGCTGCTGGCCTGGAGCCGCAACAACCGGATGCCCGTGCTTACCGTCCCGGCCCGGATTGTCGCCAAACGGAGCGAGATCAGACAGAAGCCGCAGGATGAGGGAAGCCCCGCACGCACCACAACACTCTACTACATCACGTTCGAGCTGGAGAATGGTGAACGGATGGAGCTCAGGGTAAAAGGGGGAGAATATGGAGTAAGTGCGGAACGCGACTGGGGCACTCTGACCTATCAGGGAACCCGCTATCTCGGTTTTACCCGAGAGCCCCATTATTCAAGGTTGGAAGGGCGCTAA
- the murB gene encoding UDP-N-acetylmuramate dehydrogenase, producing the protein MDMNHIQTELTKRVHTGTVKNAEPLKDHVFTKMGGRADILVAPGTYEEMQAVVAYAAANGIALTTLGNGSNVIIRDGGVRGIVLQTSGLNDIRVENDCVVAQAGSQLIEASRTALSHGLTGLEFACGIPGTVGGALYMNAGAYGGEVAHVLESALAINNKGELVTFAGEELQFGYRKSVFTRGQYVILEARFALKPGDPAVIKAEMDRLTELRESKQPLEYPSCGSVFKRPPGRFAGQLIQESGLQGTRIGGAEVSRKHAGFIINADNATASDYIGLIAHVREKVNEKFGVVLETEVEIIGEEPTSGNV; encoded by the coding sequence ATGGATATGAACCACATACAGACAGAACTTACGAAACGGGTACATACAGGTACGGTCAAGAACGCGGAACCGCTGAAGGATCATGTGTTTACCAAAATGGGCGGCCGCGCCGACATTCTGGTTGCACCCGGAACCTATGAGGAGATGCAGGCGGTTGTCGCCTATGCGGCCGCTAACGGGATTGCCCTGACCACTCTGGGAAACGGCTCGAATGTCATCATCCGCGACGGCGGTGTACGCGGCATCGTTCTGCAGACCTCGGGTCTTAATGATATACGTGTAGAGAATGATTGCGTCGTGGCGCAGGCCGGCTCTCAGCTCATTGAAGCCTCGCGTACGGCGCTGAGCCATGGCCTTACCGGCCTGGAGTTCGCCTGCGGCATTCCGGGGACTGTCGGAGGCGCTCTGTACATGAATGCCGGAGCCTATGGCGGCGAAGTCGCCCATGTGCTGGAGAGCGCACTGGCGATCAACAACAAGGGTGAGCTCGTCACATTCGCAGGCGAGGAGCTTCAGTTCGGATACCGGAAGAGCGTCTTTACGAGAGGGCAATACGTTATTCTCGAAGCGCGGTTTGCGCTGAAGCCTGGCGATCCCGCTGTCATTAAGGCGGAGATGGACCGGTTAACCGAGCTGCGGGAATCGAAGCAGCCATTGGAATATCCGTCCTGCGGCAGCGTGTTCAAGCGCCCGCCCGGACGATTCGCCGGTCAGTTGATTCAGGAGAGCGGCCTTCAAGGTACGCGGATCGGCGGAGCGGAAGTATCCCGGAAGCATGCGGGCTTCATCATCAATGCCGATAATGCGACAGCCAGCGATTACATTGGACTGATCGCGCATGTCAGGGAGAAGGTCAATGAGAAATTCGGGGTCGTGCTTGAGACGGAAGTTGAGATAATCGGCGAGGAACCAACGTCCGGGAACGTTTGA
- a CDS encoding APC family permease gives MVSRVKRLLIGRPRKSTELEQEKLSKLKALAVLSSDALSSVAYGTEQILLVLVTVGFTAVWYSLPIALAVLALLAILILSYRQTIFSYPQGGGAYIVAKDNLGVSTGLLAGGSLLVDYILTVAVSASAGTDAITSAYPSLHDHAVAIAVTVIIILTIINLRGVTESASFIAIPVYLFVLSIVVLIVTGVIKYATGGAHADVPEIGTAVSNVSLFLLLKAFSSGCSALTGVEAVSNAIPNFKAPAEKNAAKTLMMMGLILGFMFTGITLLAYWFGISPNAKETVVSQIAESTFGRGFLYYAIQAVTAAILFLAANTAYSAFPLLSFMLAKDKYMPHAFMVRGDRLGFSNGIIFLGVASAVLVAAFHGETTNLIPLYAVGVFIPFTLSQLGMMIRWYKLKPAGWRTKFIVNTIGMLTTLTITMIFIITKFSNVWVAFIFLPIVMLIFFRIHKHYMNTADQLRIQLDAEKPVIKGSTIVVPVSGVTRAVLHSLSYAKSLTDNVVALYVGFDEEEIRKMEQKWEEWNPGVRLIVLRSRYRSIIRPLVKFIDTVEWKTASTDHITILIPQFITKHWWQAVLHNQTSVFIRTYLMNHKDIVVATVPYHLNK, from the coding sequence ATGGTAAGCAGAGTCAAACGGCTGTTGATCGGCCGTCCAAGGAAGTCAACAGAGCTTGAACAGGAGAAATTAAGCAAGCTGAAAGCACTTGCCGTTCTGTCCTCCGACGCACTCTCATCCGTCGCTTATGGTACGGAACAAATACTGCTCGTGCTTGTAACAGTCGGCTTCACGGCGGTCTGGTATTCGCTGCCGATCGCTCTTGCTGTTCTGGCATTGCTGGCGATTCTGATTTTGTCGTACCGGCAGACGATCTTCTCTTACCCGCAGGGCGGGGGAGCGTATATTGTCGCCAAGGATAATCTGGGCGTCTCAACAGGACTGCTGGCCGGCGGTTCTCTTCTGGTGGATTACATCCTGACGGTTGCCGTAAGCGCCTCGGCGGGTACGGACGCGATCACGTCGGCTTATCCGAGCCTGCATGACCACGCCGTAGCCATCGCCGTGACGGTTATCATCATTCTGACGATCATCAATCTTCGCGGCGTGACGGAGTCGGCCTCCTTCATCGCGATTCCGGTGTATCTGTTCGTCCTGTCTATCGTCGTTCTGATCGTGACAGGCGTGATCAAGTACGCAACCGGTGGAGCACACGCCGACGTTCCCGAAATCGGGACGGCCGTTTCGAATGTCAGCCTGTTCCTGCTGCTAAAAGCCTTCAGCTCCGGGTGTTCGGCGTTGACCGGTGTTGAAGCGGTATCGAACGCCATTCCGAACTTCAAGGCTCCGGCTGAGAAGAATGCGGCCAAGACGCTGATGATGATGGGTCTGATCCTCGGTTTCATGTTCACGGGGATTACGCTGCTCGCTTACTGGTTCGGCATTTCGCCCAACGCGAAAGAGACGGTCGTATCGCAGATCGCGGAATCGACCTTCGGACGCGGCTTCCTCTACTACGCGATTCAGGCGGTTACAGCGGCTATCCTGTTCCTGGCGGCCAACACCGCGTACTCGGCTTTCCCGCTGCTGTCGTTCATGCTGGCCAAGGATAAATACATGCCGCATGCCTTCATGGTTCGCGGTGACCGGCTTGGATTCTCGAACGGCATAATTTTTCTGGGTGTCGCCTCTGCGGTTCTTGTTGCAGCGTTCCACGGGGAGACTACCAATCTTATTCCGCTGTACGCAGTTGGCGTATTTATTCCGTTCACCCTGTCCCAGCTCGGAATGATGATCCGCTGGTATAAGCTGAAGCCTGCAGGGTGGAGAACGAAATTTATTGTCAACACCATCGGGATGCTGACAACTCTGACCATTACGATGATCTTCATTATTACGAAATTCTCGAATGTGTGGGTAGCCTTCATCTTTCTGCCGATCGTGATGCTGATCTTCTTCCGGATTCATAAGCATTATATGAATACGGCAGACCAGCTCCGGATTCAGCTTGATGCCGAGAAGCCGGTAATCAAGGGCAGCACGATCGTCGTTCCGGTATCCGGCGTGACGCGCGCGGTGCTTCACTCGCTAAGCTATGCAAAGTCGCTCACCGATAACGTAGTGGCGCTGTACGTCGGCTTTGATGAGGAAGAGATCCGCAAGATGGAGCAGAAGTGGGAGGAATGGAACCCGGGTGTCCGTCTGATCGTGCTCCGCTCGCGTTACCGCAGCATTATACGGCCGCTGGTCAAATTTATCGACACGGTCGAATGGAAGACAGCCTCAACGGACCATATTACGATTCTGATTCCGCAGTTTATCACGAAGCACTGGTGGCAGGCAGTCCTGCATAATCAAACAAGTGTGTTTATCCGGACTTATCTGATGAATCATAAAGATATTGTCGTCGCAACAGTGCCTTATCATTTAAATAAATAG
- a CDS encoding S66 family peptidase: MIRYPHLKEGITIGVTAPSYGVKAEYHDRLKQAGNRLKEQGYRMEFGETIWTQNKAKSAPAHVRAAEFNEMMTGEHVDMVFPPWGGELLIEILEFLDFDHFKEKWILGYSDISLLLLAVTLCTGIATAHGTNLVDLRGEFSDPTTAKWKEVLSTRMGKSVLQHSSEKYQREWSRDEPSACIFHLTESTSWKIVSGSKVNIKGRLLGGCIDVIRHLIGTPYGNVGEFQKNYIHGEPIIWFLENCELNTADLRRTLVHMKLAGWFDHCSGLLFGRSSANQSVDGYSAEDVYAELAEELKLPVLYDIDCGHVPPQMTLINGAQAVVEVSENQGTVLQFFSP; the protein is encoded by the coding sequence ATGATCCGTTACCCGCATTTGAAAGAAGGGATTACCATCGGAGTGACGGCTCCGTCCTACGGTGTGAAAGCGGAATATCACGATCGGCTTAAGCAGGCGGGCAACCGCTTGAAGGAGCAAGGGTATAGGATGGAATTCGGAGAGACCATCTGGACCCAGAATAAGGCGAAATCAGCTCCTGCACACGTTCGCGCAGCCGAGTTCAACGAGATGATGACAGGTGAGCATGTGGATATGGTGTTCCCGCCCTGGGGCGGAGAACTGCTGATTGAGATTTTGGAATTTCTGGATTTTGATCATTTTAAGGAAAAATGGATTTTGGGTTATTCGGATATCAGTCTCCTGCTGCTTGCGGTTACCTTGTGTACAGGTATTGCGACTGCACATGGCACGAATCTGGTTGACCTTAGAGGCGAGTTCTCGGACCCGACCACAGCCAAGTGGAAGGAGGTGCTGTCCACCCGGATGGGAAAATCCGTCCTGCAGCATTCCTCGGAGAAGTATCAGCGGGAGTGGAGCCGTGACGAGCCTTCGGCATGTATTTTTCATTTGACGGAATCGACTTCATGGAAGATTGTTTCCGGCTCCAAAGTGAATATTAAGGGCCGTTTGTTAGGCGGATGCATCGATGTGATCAGACATCTGATCGGCACGCCTTACGGAAATGTCGGTGAATTCCAGAAGAATTACATTCACGGCGAGCCGATTATTTGGTTTTTGGAGAACTGCGAGCTAAATACCGCCGATTTGCGCCGGACGCTTGTTCATATGAAGCTGGCGGGCTGGTTCGATCATTGCTCGGGCCTTCTGTTCGGGCGCAGCTCCGCCAATCAATCTGTCGATGGATATTCAGCTGAAGATGTCTACGCGGAACTGGCTGAGGAATTGAAATTGCCTGTCCTTTATGATATCGATTGCGGCCATGTTCCCCCTCAAATGACACTTATTAACGGGGCGCAAGCGGTAGTTGAGGTATCGGAGAATCAGGGAACTGTATTGCAGTTTTTTTCACCATAA
- a CDS encoding cell wall hydrolase yields the protein MAVIKTNSEDEKILARLMRAEAEEDGDPGMLMVGNVGVNRILSNCLDFRNIRSINDMVFQSPGGFEAPTKGYFYQRARERDIRLARRAIGGERTRPATNALWFFRPAGECPATWYNQENTGRFKAHCFFRPTQEDCPNVY from the coding sequence GTGGCCGTCATTAAAACAAATTCGGAGGACGAGAAAATTCTGGCCCGGCTGATGCGGGCGGAGGCGGAGGAGGATGGGGACCCTGGCATGCTGATGGTCGGCAATGTAGGGGTTAACCGGATTCTCTCGAACTGTCTGGATTTCCGCAATATCCGCTCCATTAATGACATGGTGTTCCAGAGTCCGGGAGGCTTTGAAGCGCCGACCAAGGGCTATTTCTATCAGAGAGCGAGAGAAAGGGATATCCGGCTGGCCCGGCGCGCGATCGGCGGAGAACGGACCCGGCCTGCTACCAATGCCCTTTGGTTCTTTCGTCCTGCGGGCGAATGCCCTGCAACCTGGTATAACCAGGAAAATACCGGCCGCTTCAAGGCCCACTGCTTCTTTAGGCCGACTCAAGAAGATTGTCCCAACGTTTATTGA
- a CDS encoding SDR family NAD(P)-dependent oxidoreductase, translated as MTFRDKTVIVTGAGRGIGRGIAKAFAEKGAQVVIAEVNREEGEKTVSEITEIGGIAMFVSCDVSREEEIAAMVQKTVSAYGNIDVLINNAGIANPHTASFYELGADEWDKVMNTNARGCFLTSREAAKVMRDNPDGGTIINISSTRALMSEPDTEAYAASKGAISALTHAMAVTLGRDGITVNCILPGWIETGDYSTLRESDHDQHPAGRVGVPEDIAKACLYLADPDNRFVTGAQLVIDGGMTRKMIYVPD; from the coding sequence ATGACTTTTAGAGACAAGACGGTAATCGTAACCGGAGCCGGCAGGGGAATAGGACGGGGGATTGCCAAAGCATTCGCGGAGAAAGGCGCCCAGGTCGTCATAGCCGAGGTGAACCGGGAGGAAGGCGAGAAGACCGTAAGCGAGATCACGGAGATAGGAGGAATTGCAATGTTCGTCTCCTGTGATGTGAGCCGTGAGGAAGAGATTGCCGCGATGGTGCAGAAGACCGTCTCCGCATATGGGAACATCGATGTTCTGATCAACAATGCCGGAATCGCCAACCCGCATACCGCGAGCTTCTATGAGCTTGGTGCGGATGAATGGGACAAAGTGATGAACACGAATGCCCGCGGCTGTTTCCTGACATCCCGGGAAGCGGCCAAGGTGATGCGGGACAATCCGGACGGCGGGACGATCATCAACATCTCTTCCACACGCGCCTTGATGTCGGAACCGGATACAGAGGCTTACGCAGCGTCAAAAGGCGCCATTTCAGCGCTTACCCATGCGATGGCGGTTACGCTGGGCAGGGACGGCATTACGGTGAACTGCATCCTGCCGGGCTGGATTGAGACAGGCGATTACAGCACGCTGCGCGAATCCGACCATGATCAGCATCCGGCGGGGCGGGTAGGCGTACCTGAGGATATTGCCAAGGCTTGTCTGTATCTGGCTGATCCGGATAACCGGTTCGTGACCGGGGCGCAGCTAGTCATTGATGGCGGGATGACACGCAAGATGATTTACGTTCCCGATTGA
- the gerQ gene encoding spore coat protein GerQ, whose amino-acid sequence MSSGTGTGVPAPSNPSQVASGGMMTPGGTVVSTAQPAFEQSYIENILRLNLGKVGTFYMTYENNSEWNAKIFKGVLEAAGRDHIIISDPTTGVRTILLMVNLDYATFDQPLVYQYPGVVGNPPASRGYR is encoded by the coding sequence ATGAGCAGCGGAACAGGAACCGGAGTGCCGGCGCCCAGCAACCCGTCTCAGGTTGCCAGCGGAGGCATGATGACCCCTGGAGGAACGGTGGTCAGCACCGCGCAGCCCGCCTTCGAGCAATCTTACATCGAGAACATACTCCGGCTGAATCTAGGCAAAGTCGGAACTTTCTACATGACCTATGAGAATAACAGTGAATGGAACGCCAAAATCTTCAAAGGCGTGCTGGAAGCGGCAGGACGCGACCATATTATAATCAGCGATCCGACAACCGGAGTGCGTACGATCCTGCTCATGGTCAACCTGGATTACGCTACCTTCGATCAGCCGCTTGTTTATCAATACCCCGGCGTGGTCGGCAATCCGCCTGCATCCCGCGGATACCGTTAA
- a CDS encoding ABC transporter ATP-binding protein, translated as MAERLNANQLSIGYSESIIVKDLNLTIPTGKITALVGANGSGKSTILKTMSRLMKPAGGSVLLDGKSIHSQSTKEVARQLAILPQNPTAPDGLTVSELVAYGRYPHQKGFGSLTSEDRRIVANAIEVTGMTAFGDRPIERLSGGQRQRAWIAMALAQETEILFLDEPTTFLDMAHQLEVLQLLQMLNDREGRTIIMVVHDLNHASRYAQHMVAIKSGTVISEGTPGEVMTPEVLRKVFGIEADIVEDPRTGLPLCLPHSLAGREAV; from the coding sequence ATGGCGGAACGCCTGAACGCGAATCAATTAAGCATCGGATATTCGGAGTCGATTATTGTTAAAGACCTCAATCTGACCATTCCAACCGGAAAGATCACAGCGCTCGTAGGCGCGAACGGATCAGGGAAGTCGACGATTCTCAAAACGATGTCCCGGCTGATGAAGCCGGCCGGAGGCAGCGTGCTGCTGGATGGCAAATCCATTCACAGTCAATCGACCAAGGAAGTGGCCCGCCAGTTGGCTATACTTCCGCAGAATCCCACTGCTCCGGACGGACTGACGGTATCCGAATTGGTTGCTTACGGACGCTATCCGCATCAAAAAGGCTTCGGCTCACTGACTTCCGAGGATCGCCGGATTGTGGCGAATGCGATTGAAGTTACCGGTATGACCGCATTTGGAGACCGGCCGATCGAACGCCTCTCCGGCGGACAGCGGCAGCGTGCCTGGATTGCCATGGCTCTTGCACAGGAGACGGAAATTCTGTTCCTCGATGAACCGACGACCTTCCTAGATATGGCCCATCAGCTTGAAGTGCTGCAGCTGCTCCAAATGCTGAATGATCGGGAAGGAAGAACCATTATTATGGTCGTTCATGACCTGAATCATGCCTCGCGCTACGCCCAGCATATGGTTGCGATCAAATCAGGCACTGTGATCAGCGAAGGAACCCCAGGCGAAGTGATGACACCAGAGGTTCTGCGCAAGGTTTTCGGCATTGAAGCGGACATCGTGGAGGACCCGCGCACCGGACTTCCGCTATGCCTTCCACACAGTCTTGCCGGACGTGAGGCTGTCTAA